The Spirochaetota bacterium sequence AAAATATTTTAAAGGATTTATTTGGGGTATAGTTGGTCCATCACAAAAAGATATAGATAACATTGATAAATCTTTACTATTTTACTCTGTTGAATAAATACTTTGGGCTATCCTTAAAAGATGGATAGCCCATTTTTTTAAATAATATTTTTTTTATGGAATTTGAAATATTATCTAATAAATTTAATATTTTTCTTTTCTATTCAAAAGAATCTTTAATAAACGAAATATTAAATACAATTTATTCAAATAAAGAAGATTTATTTGGAAAAAAAATTGTTTTTATTTTTGATTCAAATTTTTATAAAAATCATAAAAATTATTTTATCTTTTATTTGTTACAAAATCTTAAAAATAACATATCATCAAATAAAATATATAAACTTATAATCAAAATTTCTGAAAGAAAGAAAAATTTAATTTTTTACAAAAAAATAGTTTCATTTTTTCTAAAAAATAGCATCTCAAAAAATGATTTTATTTTTATTTTTGGTGGTGGTGTTCTTCTTGATTTAACTGGATTTGTCTGTTCAACTTATAAAAGAGGCATAGATAAGTTTATTTTTATACCTACAACTCTACTTTCTATGGTTGATGCTTCAATCGGTGGTAAAAATGGCCTAAACTTTAAAAATATTAAAAATGTTATTGGAACAATATTTTTACCATATAAAATTTTTATTTTTCCATATTTTATTAAAACATTAAAAAGAAAAATATTTTTTTCGGCTATATTTGAGATAATAAAATATGGATTAATTTCTGACTTTTCTATTTTAGAAAATCTTTTACAAAAAATTTCAATTTTAAATAAAGAAAATATTTTTGATATAGATCTTTTAAAAAAATCAATATTAATTAAACTTGATATTATTGAAAAAGATCTTTTTGATAAA is a genomic window containing:
- a CDS encoding 3-dehydroquinate synthase, which codes for MEFEILSNKFNIFLFYSKESLINEILNTIYSNKEDLFGKKIVFIFDSNFYKNHKNYFIFYLLQNLKNNISSNKIYKLIIKISERKKNLIFYKKIVSFFLKNSISKNDFIFIFGGGVLLDLTGFVCSTYKRGIDKFIFIPTTLLSMVDASIGGKNGLNFKNIKNVIGTIFLPYKIFIFPYFIKTLKRKIFFSAIFEIIKYGLISDFSILENLLQKISILNKENIFDIDLLKKSILIKLDIIEKDLFDKNERKKLNFGHTFGHSIEEEYKIDHGISVGLGLIYEIILLYLYFDKNNFDIFLSEFNSFISILIIKNYSFIFENIKEKNIDTNLFLEKIILLIYNITVLSGYKNIFRKLFLPFFLKIKKGGKLFPLNKEELKKIFSYKIQNNFLRYIKNDKKI